The nucleotide window AATGTTTTTGCGGCGCAGGATTGGGTGGTGATTTCCGATAGCCAGAATCGGGTTTTGGTCTATTCGCTTTCGGCAAACGAGCAGAAAGGCAAGGTGTTTGGCGGACGCGCGACATTGAGCAAAGCCGCAGGGCTGTTATGTGTGGAAAACCAAGAAGGGCAATTGTCGTTATATGATTTAGCGACGATGGAAAAACGCGACCAGTTAAATTTTTCAAGTCCGCTGTCGCTCACCGCATTCAGCGCCGACGGGAAAAAATTATTTGTGCTTACCGGCAATCAAATCGCTTACGTTTTTGATGTCACCGCTTTCGGGAAATAAATCTCATCAATAGACGCAATCTGATGCTTTTAAGGTGTTGAGATAATAGATTGACTGCGGCGTAAAAGTGTTGAGCCATTGGTCAATACCGCCGCGCAATGACAGATTATCAAACTGCTGGCGGCTATACCGCCAACCGACGATTACTATAGCGGTTTGCGAATGAAGGTAAGGAGTAATGTAGGCAGGGCTTGTCCCTGCCCTTACAATTGATTGCAAATCGCTCTAATGCAGGAAACCGGATACCAGCTTCACGACATAAAATGACAAGGCGGCAATCAGCGCAGACATCGGGATCGTCAGCACCCACGCCCAGATGACCGACCGCGCTACGCCCCAGCGAACTGCCGATAGACGTTTGGAAGTGCCGACACCGGCAATCGCGCCGGTAATCGTATGCGTGGTACTTACGGGGATGCCGCCATAAGTCGATGCGGCAATCGCAATCGCGCCTGCGGTTTCGGCGGCAACGCCACCAATCGGACGAAGCTTGGTAATGCGTGCTCCCATTGTATGAACGATGCGCCAACCACCTGACAATGTGCCAAGCCCGATGGCTGCATGGCAACTCAACACCACCCAGATCGGCACTTCTTTCGTCGCGTTGGGATCAATATTGGCATAAACCAGAACTGCCGCAATGATGCCCATAGTTTTTTGCGCGTCATTGCCGCCGTGACCGAGGCTGAATAAAGCAGCGGAGAGCAGTTGTAGTCTGCGGAATAATTTATCGACGCGCTCAGGGGCTTTGTTGCGGAAAATCCAAAGCAAGGCGACCATTAATAAAAGTCCAAGCAGCATCCCGACCAGCGGCGAAATGACGATGAAGGAGAGAGTCTTAACCCACCCTTCCTTAACGAACAATCCATCGAAGCCACCATGCGCCGCAACCGCAGAGCCTGCCAGCCCGCCAATCAAGGCGTGCGACGAACTCGAAGGCAACCCGTAATACCAGGTAATGAGATTCCAGATAACTGCGCCCAATACCCCGCAAAATATCGCCCATAAACGCCAGTTTTCGCCGATCAGTTGAATATTGAGCATGCCTTTGCCGATGGTTGAAGCGACTTTGGTTCCGAATATGGCAAAGGCGATGAAATTGAAAAATGCTGCCCAGATGACCGCCGCGCCCGGCGACAGCACGCGCGTCGAGACCACTGTGGCAATGGAATTCGCTGCATCATGAAATCCGTTGACGTAATCGAATATGAGAGCAACCAGTATGATAACAACAACAAAGACCATCAACGCCGACATAGGCGTGAACCTCCTCAGTCCGGTAGCCGGTAGTCAGTCAGCAGTAGCCGGTTTTGAATTTCTTGATTAGCTGACTTCACTTGCTGACTAATCAGCCTGGCTACCGGTTGCTGGCTACCGACTGCCGACTATTTATTTTTAACCACAACGGCTTCGAGCGCTTCGGCTACATCTTTGCAACGGTCGAGCGAGTTTTCCAATTCTTCATAGATGGCTTTCCACTTGATGATCGAAATCGGGTCTTTTTCTTCTCTGAAGAGAGCGCGAATGGAATCGTTGTAAAGTGAATCGCCCTGTTTTTCAAGGTCATAAATGGCTCGCAAATGCCTGGTCATCAATTCATGTTTTTCCAATTGCGCAAAAGCATGGGCAAGTTCTGTAGTGGCTTTTCCCAATAGTCCGGCAATTTCAGGGACATTGTTTTTCGGTTGGGGAATATCGTAAATATCGAGGTTTCTTGCCAGTTCGTTGATTAAATCAATGACATCATCCAACTCTTTAACCAGCAGGAAAATATCCTCGCGATCAAGCGGAGTGATGAAACTGGTGTTGAGTTTCTGGGTGATGGTGGCGGCGATTTCATCGCAGGCTACCTCTACACTTTTAATCTGTTCGGCATATTTCACCCGATTGTCATAATCCTGGAATAGTTTTACAAAAAGGCTGGCACCATCGTTTACTTTTGAAGCCATTTCGTGCAGCCATAAAAAATATTTTTCTTCTCTTGGAATGAATCGAAATCCCATATTTCCTCTTTTTAAATCAATTTAGATTTCGCAAAGACGCTTGATTCTAGGGAGCATCTTGTAGAGCGTCAATTTAACATATGTTAAATAAATCTTAAATCTCTATAAAAATTTAGCGTCGAATAGTTTTAATTTAAGGAAGATTTTCAAAGGGGAATCGCCCGGAGTTGCCCAAAGATTCTTTGAATAACTCCGGGCGATTGGCATTTTGTGATGGCAAAGCCGCTTTTCGGATTAAAGCAGGTTGCCGCCTGATAAAATCTTTAGCGTCTTTGGCGGTGTAAAGCGTGGTCAACAACGGCAAGCATCGCCTGACTATTTAGTTGCCCATTGAAAAACTCATTTACCCGTTCGATGTTTGCCGCAGGGGTTTCGAGCGTGTCGTTGTAACTGATATAGAGGCAAGCCATATTTGGTTGACTCGCAATAAAGTTTTCGATGTCCTGCAAATGTTTGTTGAACATCGCCGCCATTTTATCATCGGCGATGGTATCGGTCGGTTGTCCGCGTCGTATGAGCATCTGTCGCTGCGATGCGAGTATCTCTTCCATCTTGCGGCGCATGAAAATAATTTTGTAATGGTAATCTTTCGGCAAAGGTTTCAAGAGCATGGAAATCACTTTGATGACCTTGCCCTGACATTCGCTGACCCAGGAATTGTCTTTGTCGAGTTGTTTAACCTTTTCGAGTTCGTAATAGCCTTTGGGATTGTCTTCATCGGCGGTTCTCAGATTATCGGTTACGGCTTCAAGACCGCCTTCTACGAGCATCTTCATCATCATCGAAGTTCCCGAACGCGGAAGCCCGGAAACCACGATGATGGACTTTTGATTATCAAACATTTAATCGTCCTCTTAAAAATTTTATGAAATTATTGCCTCGGTTTTTTTGCGAATTTCATAGCCGGTCACTACGCTTTGACCATTGGGATAGTGCGTCCAAAACCAGATGACCTCTTCATCCGCATTCAATTCAACGCCGAAAACCGGCGAACCGTTTTCCGCCAGTTGCGTAACCGGCGGTTGCACGTAGCGTTGCGGATTATCAGCGGATGTTGCATTCATAATGACCTCCAAAGCTTGCATAATTTTCACTCACCGATTAAGCCTAACACAGCCATTCGACGGATTGCAGCACGCCTGATATTTGAAAATCGCTTGACAATTGAAAAGCCTAAATCATTTTTGCGCGCAGCGATTTTCAAAGGCGAGAATTTTATCTTCCTGCTGCAACGTGAGTCCGATGTCATCCAAGCCCTTTAATAAACAGTCGCGGCGAAAGGCCTCAACTGCAAAGTGGCAATTCAACCCTTCGGTATCCGATACCGTCTGCTTTTCCAAATCCACCGTCAGTTGATAGCCAGCGATTCGATTGATCCGTTGAAAAATCTGTTCAACTTCATCTTCCGTGAGGCGTACCGGCAGCAGTCCGTTTTGCAGACAGTTGTTGTAAAAAATATCCGCAAACGATGGCGCGATGATGACGCGAAAGCCGTAATCCTGCAAAGCCCACGGCGCATGTTCACGCGACGAACCGCACCCGAAATTGGTGCGCGCCACCAGAATGGTCGCGCCGTGAAAACGCGGTTGATTCAACTCGAAATCCTCTTTCGGCGAACCGTCTTCGTTGAAACGCCAATCGAAAAACAGAAACTCACCGAAGCCCGTCCGTTCGATGCGTTTGAGAAATTGCTTGGGAATAATCTGGTCTGTGTCTACGTGTACGCGGTCAAGCGCCGCCACGATTCCCGTGTGTTTGGTAAATGGTTTCATACTATTTTTTCAATAAAAACAAATACTCGTAATTTTCTTTTTCGTCTTCGCGAATCCATTCATTTGTCCAACGCATCCGCGCCATCACATTGCGACGATAATCGACTTTAACGAATTCCAGTATCTTGCCTAGATAGGAAAGAATGTCATGCAAAGCTTCGGCAGTGGCTCTGCCCCCCGAACTGTACGACAAAATAATATGACGCGCCTTGCACTGGCGAAGCATTCGCTCTATCGCTTCAACGACAATAAAATTTCCGTTCTCGCTTTTGCGAAAATCTTCAAAGACCGAACCGGCGATTACATCGGATGAATCGCTGCGCCGTTTGACTTTGCCGAAAAGCTCCGGGCGGTCATTCAAGCAGATGGTCGTCCACAAGTGATAATAGGCTGCATAGCGAATTCTTGACGGCGGCATCTTTTCATTATTCGAGCCATAAGGCGGATCGAAATAGGCTAAATCGGTTTCAACTTTTTCGAGCGCATCGAAAATATCGCCTTGATACACCTGATGTTCAATGCTTGAGTGAATGAGTAGCGGAACCCGCAGTTTCAATGTGCCAAACGAACGCGGCGACCACGCATTCAAGTAAGAAGCGAAATGTCCAAGGGTGCTATCGACTTCATCGAGCGCCAGCATCAAACTCGTGAGCAACACCGCAGTTTCGATTTCGTCTAATTTTAAATTATCAATCTCTTCGCGAATCGCATCGAGCTTTTGTGTGTTATGAATCTGAAAAGGTTTTTTCAAGCCATCGGCATTCGTCGAAGCCCCGCCATTCGATGACCCGCCATAATGCTGGGTAAACCAGCCGTCTCGCGGCGGCAGCGCATTCAAATGGTCAATCAGTTTTTGATAGTACGTCGCCGGTTTTTGATTTTTGAGATAACAAAAACCAAATACTTTTGACCAGACTGCAATGTCATTCGCCGCGACCTGATAACCGAGTTTGGCAAACGCCTGCGATACGCGAGTGGTTCCCGCAAACCCATCAAAAACGCTGCGCGCTTTGACCGTTTCTGCCAGTTGCAAAATATAAGGCAATAGGCGCTTTTTTGACCCGGCGTATTTGATTCCCTCAGTGCCCGGTAATTTAAAAGCTGATTCAGGCATGGTTACGAGCGTCATAAATCATTAGCCGTTTTGCAAACCCCACTCACTATTCCCAGTTTCTGACATCAACAAAGCGTCCGGCAACGGCTGCTGCCGCCGCCATCGCAGGGCTGACCAGGTGTGTGCGTCCGCCGCGCCCTTGTCGTCCTTCAAAATTGCGATTTGATGTTGAAGCGCAACGTTCGCCGGGATTCAAAATATCGGGGTTCATGCCAAGACACATGCTGCAACCCGATTCGCGCCAGTCGAATCCCGCATCTTTGAAAATTTTATCCAAACCTTCGCGTTCGGCTGCCGCTTTGATGCGTTGCGAACCCGGCACTACCATCGCCTGAACCTTGGAATGCACCCGTTTGCCTTTAATGGTTTGTGCTGCAACGCGCAAATCTTCAATACGCGAATTGGTGCAGGAACCGATAAATACGCGGTCGAGGTTAATCCAGGCGATGGGCATTCCGGCTTCAAGCCCCATGTATTCAAGCGCGCGCCGCGATGCCTTGCGCATATTCTCATCTTCAAATGATTCAGGGTCGGGAACCGCGCCGGTTACATCTGTCACCATTCCGGGACTGGTTCCCCAACTGACTTGCGGCGCAAGGTTGGTTACATCAAGCGTAAGTTCTTTATCAAAAACCGCGTCTTCATCGGTCGGTAACTTCCGCCATTCAGCAACCGCTTCGGAAAAATTTTTCGGCGCAAATTCGCGACCTTCGAGATAGGCGAAAGTCGTTTCGTCAGGCGCAATCATGCCGGCGCGCGCCCCCGCTTCGATGGACATATTGCAAACCGTCATGCGTTCTTCCATCGTGAGATTTTGAATGGTTTCACCGGCGTATTCGATAACGTGACCGGTTGCGCCATCCGTGCCGATGGTGCGAATGATGAATAAAATCAAGTCTTTTGCCGATACCCCGTCAGCGAGTTTGCCATTGACACTTATGCGAAAAGTTTTCGGTTTGGCTTGCGTCAGGCACTGGGTGGCGAGGACGTGTTCGACTTCACTGGTTCCAATGCCGAAAGCCAGCGCCCCGAATGCGCCGTGCGTCGCGGTGTGCGAATCGCCACACACAATCGTCATTCCCGGTTGGGTGATGCCCAGTTCAGGACCGATGACATGGACAATGCCCTGGTTGGGACTATCAAGTCCATAAAGCGGCACGCCGAATTCTTTGCAGTTCGCTTCGAGTGTGCTGATTTGTTGTTTGGCAATCGGGTCGAGAATCGGCAAAGCCCTGTCTGTGGTTGGGATGTTGTGGTCAACCGTCGCATAGGTTAAATCTGTGCGGCGAACTTTGCGACCATTCAGGCGCAGCCCCTCGAAGGCTTGCGGCGAAGTGACTTCGTGAACCAGGTGACAATCAATGTAAAGCAGCGCGGGTTTGTCTGCTTCCTGTGCAACGATGTGAGCATTCCAGATTTTTTCAAATAGAGTTTGCGGCATAACGGTTTTCAAATTGGATTTTTAATTTTCACTTTGCGGGTCGGGCGCGCCTTTGAATTCAATGGTGTTGCCTTCGGGGTCGCGGATGTAAAGCGATGGCCCGTAACCTTCCGCGCCGTAATTATGATAAAGCGCGCTTGCTTCGACACGGTGTTTTTGCAAATGCGCGAGCAGCGATGCTAAATCGAAAGGCTCGATGCGCAAACAGAGATGGTCGAGGTTGTGCCCTTCATTTTCGGGCGCTTTGCCGCCCGCAAGTCCCAACTTGCCATCGACTGAAATAAGGTCAATCATCGACTTGCCGGCGCGCAGATGCGCCAATCCCAAATCCTCATTGCGTTTATCCATAGAGCATCCGACGACTTCGCAATAGAACTGCACCATCGTTTCGAGATTGCGAACACGAATTACCAGATGATCAAGTTGTTGAATTTCAAACATGCTTGTTTTTCTCGAAGTAACTTATATTTTTGAAAAAAGAAAATAGACAAAATACGTTGCTCAGGTTGAGAACCTCGCGGTCAGCGACCACTTGCTCAACGGGTTATGGAATATTATTTATGTCCGCAATTCTTCGGCAATCGATAGCGCGACTTCGCGCGCGCGGTCAATTTCATCCGTGCGATAGGAAATTGCGCCAACCACAGCGTGACCGCCGCCGTTATAGCGTTCACAAATCGAAGCCAGATTGTGGCGGCGCGGTGTGGGACTCCAGGGATTAAAACCTACAGACACTTTCGAGCGCGTCGGGGTTAAACTGAGTCCCACCGAATAAACGCATTCGGGAAATAAATGATAGGGAATGAATTTGCTGTAGCCCGTCGCATCGTGGGCGCTTAAATCAAAATAGACCACCCCGCGTTCAACCTGCGCGGCTTCGCTGATTAAATCAATCATCTGTTGATGACGGGCAAACAACGGTTGAAACTCTTTTTGAAATTCTTCACCGGCAACGATGGCATCAAGCGACTGATGCTGCATTCCGTGAATGATTTTCTGCATCAAGGCTTTATTATTGCTCGATTCGACGACCATCATAATTTTGAGCGCCGGTTCTTTGAGTTCGACCGCGACCTTTGCGGTTTCGTATTGCGCGCCGTCGATGATGTCCGCCCATTTGATGAGTTCGGATAAATCGCTGGCATCGAAAGCGAATTTTTCGTGGAGCGTATCGGCAATAAATTTGGTGCAGGATTTGTAATCGGGATTATAGAATTTGGTTTCCCAGGTATGGTTGCGGTACTGGCTTTCGTCGGCGGTGGAAAGAAAGGCGCTTTGGTGGTGGTCAAACCACCAGGTCAATTTATCGGTCGGACTATATTTGAAATCGACGATGGCATTTTGGTCGCCATCGAAATTTTCTTCTTCGATAAATTTCTGATTCGGTTGATGCGATAATCCGCGAAAACCGATTTCCGCATCGGGCATCTTTTCTTTGATGAATCTGGCGAAAACCGCCGCCGACGCAAACCCGTCAAAGCAATGGTCGTGATGTAATACTCTAAATTTCATTCGGTGTGTCTGTCTTTCTATCGGGACAAAAATTTAACTCGACAATGTACCATTTTCAACGCTACATGGTGAAGGCGAATTCAAGTAGTTATAAACAACCTCGGTTAAAAATTGCCTTATTGATTCAGAACATTATTAAACTAGCGCTCACGGCAAACGCCACTTGACCGATAAATAAAAGGGAAGAAATCGCGGGTTGACGACGTCCAAATCGGGTATTCAAAAATTGTTTGAAAGGCGAACGAAATGAAAATTCAAAAACTGGCAATGGCGCTTACCATCATCAACCTGGTGATGTTGACCTACAACTTGATTCATCTACGCCCGGTTGCGGCAGATGACATCGCGCCTGTGCTGCGCGGTCGCAAACTCGAAATCGTTGATGAACGCGGGAAGATTCGCGCCCGCATTAACATTGAACCCGCTGTCAAAGCCGCCGACGGCAAAACCTATCCCGAATCGGCGGTCTTTCGCCTGACTGACCCGCAGGGGCGCATTCGCGTCAAACTCGGTGCTGACCAGGACGGTTCAGGTTTAATGCTTGCCGATGATGCGCAACAACCCGGCATTCATATGCTGGCAAAAGATACCGGGAGTTTTCTGAAAATCATCAACAAAAATGGGCGCGAACAGTTAATCAAGCCTTGAGCACTTCACAGAATTTTTCAATCTCGGTTTCGGTGTTGTAATAATGCACGGAAGCGCGAATGACGCTGGCAAGCTCACGTTGCTGCATATCAATCAAGGTATATTCGGCAGGCGATGACCAGACATTGATTTGATGTTCGGCTCGCAGTTGTTCGCGCAACTCTTTGGGGTCTTTGCCTTCAACGGTGAAGGTGACGATACCTGAACGCCTTTCGCCAAGGTCGGTCACCATAACGCCGGGTATGGCGCGCAAACCTTGGCGCAAAGTTTCGGCAAGCAGATTCACCCGCTTGGCAATCGCCGCGATGCCGAGTTCGCGGGCATAATCAATCGCTACGCCCAGACCGATTTTCCCCGCGAAATTGCATTCCCAGTTTTCAAATCGTCGGGCATCATCGCGGATTTTAAATTCATTCAATGATGTCCACTCGGCGGCATGTAAATCGAGAAGCGGCGGCTCCAGTTGTTCGATCAGTTGGCGGCGCACATATAAAAACCCTGTGCCGCGTGGTCCGCGCAAATATTTTCTGCCGGTAGCCGAAAGCATATCGCAACCGATTTCCTCAACATTCAAATCCAGCTGTCCTGCCGATTGACAGGCATCCAGAAGATAATAAACCTTCGCTTCACGCGCCACTTTACCGATTTCCGCAGCCGGGTTGACGAGTCCGCCGTTGGTCGGAACGTGGGTGATGGAAATGAGTTTTACTTGCTCGTCCATCATCGCGCGCAAATCTTCAACCGAGGTTTGCCCGTAATCGTCATTGGGTATGACTTCAACCACGGCTCCGGTTTTGCGG belongs to Acidobacteriota bacterium and includes:
- a CDS encoding DNA adenine methylase is translated as MTLVTMPESAFKLPGTEGIKYAGSKKRLLPYILQLAETVKARSVFDGFAGTTRVSQAFAKLGYQVAANDIAVWSKVFGFCYLKNQKPATYYQKLIDHLNALPPRDGWFTQHYGGSSNGGASTNADGLKKPFQIHNTQKLDAIREEIDNLKLDEIETAVLLTSLMLALDEVDSTLGHFASYLNAWSPRSFGTLKLRVPLLIHSSIEHQVYQGDIFDALEKVETDLAYFDPPYGSNNEKMPPSRIRYAAYYHLWTTICLNDRPELFGKVKRRSDSSDVIAGSVFEDFRKSENGNFIVVEAIERMLRQCKARHIILSYSSGGRATAEALHDILSYLGKILEFVKVDYRRNVMARMRWTNEWIREDEKENYEYLFLLKK
- a CDS encoding phosphoesterase — encoded protein: MKFRVLHHDHCFDGFASAAVFARFIKEKMPDAEIGFRGLSHQPNQKFIEEENFDGDQNAIVDFKYSPTDKLTWWFDHHQSAFLSTADESQYRNHTWETKFYNPDYKSCTKFIADTLHEKFAFDASDLSELIKWADIIDGAQYETAKVAVELKEPALKIMMVVESSNNKALMQKIIHGMQHQSLDAIVAGEEFQKEFQPLFARHQQMIDLISEAAQVERGVVYFDLSAHDATGYSKFIPYHLFPECVYSVGLSLTPTRSKVSVGFNPWSPTPRRHNLASICERYNGGGHAVVGAISYRTDEIDRAREVALSIAEELRT
- a CDS encoding sulfotransferase domain-containing protein, encoding MFDNQKSIIVVSGLPRSGTSMMMKMLVEGGLEAVTDNLRTADEDNPKGYYELEKVKQLDKDNSWVSECQGKVIKVISMLLKPLPKDYHYKIIFMRRKMEEILASQRQMLIRRGQPTDTIADDKMAAMFNKHLQDIENFIASQPNMACLYISYNDTLETPAANIERVNEFFNGQLNSQAMLAVVDHALHRQRR
- the leuC gene encoding 3-isopropylmalate dehydratase large subunit; the encoded protein is MPQTLFEKIWNAHIVAQEADKPALLYIDCHLVHEVTSPQAFEGLRLNGRKVRRTDLTYATVDHNIPTTDRALPILDPIAKQQISTLEANCKEFGVPLYGLDSPNQGIVHVIGPELGITQPGMTIVCGDSHTATHGAFGALAFGIGTSEVEHVLATQCLTQAKPKTFRISVNGKLADGVSAKDLILFIIRTIGTDGATGHVIEYAGETIQNLTMEERMTVCNMSIEAGARAGMIAPDETTFAYLEGREFAPKNFSEAVAEWRKLPTDEDAVFDKELTLDVTNLAPQVSWGTSPGMVTDVTGAVPDPESFEDENMRKASRRALEYMGLEAGMPIAWINLDRVFIGSCTNSRIEDLRVAAQTIKGKRVHSKVQAMVVPGSQRIKAAAEREGLDKIFKDAGFDWRESGCSMCLGMNPDILNPGERCASTSNRNFEGRQGRGGRTHLVSPAMAAAAAVAGRFVDVRNWE
- a CDS encoding inorganic phosphate transporter, yielding MSALMVFVVVIILVALIFDYVNGFHDAANSIATVVSTRVLSPGAAVIWAAFFNFIAFAIFGTKVASTIGKGMLNIQLIGENWRLWAIFCGVLGAVIWNLITWYYGLPSSSSHALIGGLAGSAVAAHGGFDGLFVKEGWVKTLSFIVISPLVGMLLGLLLMVALLWIFRNKAPERVDKLFRRLQLLSAALFSLGHGGNDAQKTMGIIAAVLVYANIDPNATKEVPIWVVLSCHAAIGLGTLSGGWRIVHTMGARITKLRPIGGVAAETAGAIAIAASTYGGIPVSTTHTITGAIAGVGTSKRLSAVRWGVARSVIWAWVLTIPMSALIAALSFYVVKLVSGFLH
- the leuD gene encoding 3-isopropylmalate dehydratase small subunit is translated as MKPFTKHTGIVAALDRVHVDTDQIIPKQFLKRIERTGFGEFLFFDWRFNEDGSPKEDFELNQPRFHGATILVARTNFGCGSSREHAPWALQDYGFRVIIAPSFADIFYNNCLQNGLLPVRLTEDEVEQIFQRINRIAGYQLTVDLEKQTVSDTEGLNCHFAVEAFRRDCLLKGLDDIGLTLQQEDKILAFENRCAQK
- a CDS encoding aminotransferase class V-fold PLP-dependent enzyme, which translates into the protein MSIDIARVRRDTPACQSIIHFNNAGAALMPQPVVQAVIEHLERETRIGAYEAYTDQLDAIEHTYDAVAALLNCHPDEVAIIENATRAWDMAFYAIPFKAGDRILTSVAEYASNYIAYLQVARKTGAVVEVIPNDDYGQTSVEDLRAMMDEQVKLISITHVPTNGGLVNPAAEIGKVAREAKVYYLLDACQSAGQLDLNVEEIGCDMLSATGRKYLRGPRGTGFLYVRRQLIEQLEPPLLDLHAAEWTSLNEFKIRDDARRFENWECNFAGKIGLGVAIDYARELGIAAIAKRVNLLAETLRQGLRAIPGVMVTDLGERRSGIVTFTVEGKDPKELREQLRAEHQINVWSSPAEYTLIDMQQRELASVIRASVHYYNTETEIEKFCEVLKA
- a CDS encoding DUF47 family protein; the encoded protein is MGFRFIPREEKYFLWLHEMASKVNDGASLFVKLFQDYDNRVKYAEQIKSVEVACDEIAATITQKLNTSFITPLDREDIFLLVKELDDVIDLINELARNLDIYDIPQPKNNVPEIAGLLGKATTELAHAFAQLEKHELMTRHLRAIYDLEKQGDSLYNDSIRALFREEKDPISIIKWKAIYEELENSLDRCKDVAEALEAVVVKNK
- a CDS encoding VOC family protein, whose translation is MFEIQQLDHLVIRVRNLETMVQFYCEVVGCSMDKRNEDLGLAHLRAGKSMIDLISVDGKLGLAGGKAPENEGHNLDHLCLRIEPFDLASLLAHLQKHRVEASALYHNYGAEGYGPSLYIRDPEGNTIEFKGAPDPQSEN